In a single window of the Mugil cephalus isolate CIBA_MC_2020 chromosome 6, CIBA_Mcephalus_1.1, whole genome shotgun sequence genome:
- the LOC125009152 gene encoding uncharacterized protein LOC125009152, with protein MAEIEEVIEGVEEAIDGAEEGIEELPEEIREEVEAEIAEARVEVSRFSRVTETLKSFLEMVTTSIPKVARFVGKNVAIGAILWGVNTGLDKLAQHHQTTDVKKKRNAIKALTTVIKTETELSQKVLDWMKEHKDDTIVLDGFEIPLESVIAKYMTPISESVDAAFKIAQRLQDKLDGKTVFNVPTGGDMKDFLVAGDAYLKGFSDLIQFISTNVSKFPVLGTFPVKQADVDQLTDQLNEAKSLPLW; from the exons ATGGCTGAAATCGAGGAAGTAATTGAAGGAGTTGAAGAAGCTATTGATGGAGCCGAAGAGGGGATTGAAGAATTACCCGAAGAAATTAGAGAGGAAGTAGAAGCTGAAATAGCTGAAGCCCGGGTTGAGGTTTCACGGTTTTCCAGAGTTACAGAAACTTTAAAATCCTTCCTTGAGATGGTGACAACTAGCATACCGAAGGTAGCTAGGTTTGTTGGCAAGAATGTAGCCATCGGTGCTATCTTGTGGGGAGTAAATACTGGTCTCGACAAACTAGCACAGCATCACCAAACCACTGATGTAAAGAAGAAACGTAATGCCATTAAAGCTCTGACCACTGTGATCAAAACTGAGACTGAGTTGAGTCAGAAGGTCTTGGATTGGATGAAAGAGCACAAAGATGACACCATTGTACTTGATGGGTTTGAGATTCCTCTGGAATCAGTCATTGCAAAATACATGACTCCAATATCTGAG TCTGTTGATGCAGCCTTCAAAATCGCACAGAGGCTCCAGGACAAGCTTGATGGAAAGACTGTCTTCAATGTGCCAAcaggaggagacatgaaagaCTTCCTTGTGGCTGGTGATGCGTATCTCAAAGGGTTCTCTGACCTGATCCAGTTCATCTCCACAAATGTGTCCAAGTTCCCTGTGCTTGGAACATTTCCAGTGAAACAGGCAGACGTTGACCAGCTTACGGATCAATTAAACGAAGCTAAATCCTTACCTCTGTGGTAA